One segment of Pasteurella skyensis DNA contains the following:
- the sohB gene encoding protease SohB, whose product MWKEVLLNYGIFLLELLTVFGIIIAIVMMVLESKKQGQQGEISVKNLTEKYKESKKSLSNFFLSEAEQKAKEKADKKEQKAKAKAEKKRLKLAKKSQEESESEQSEVVKPRLFVLNFNGDIMASGVDCLRKEVDAVVALARPEHDEVLLKLESPGGVVHGYGLAASQLARLKARNIPLTIAVDKVAASGGYMMACVADKIISAPFAVIGSIGVVAQVPNIHRLLKKHDVDVDVMMAGKYKRTVTLMGENTKAGKKKFQQELEETHKLFKQFISQYRPQLDMRKVATGEHWFGKQALELKLVDEISTSDDVILTVIEEKDVIEVKFIQKKNVLKRFGIELEQSVERIIAKLLNKSHSSML is encoded by the coding sequence ATGTGGAAAGAAGTCTTATTAAATTATGGTATTTTCTTATTAGAATTATTGACCGTATTTGGCATTATCATTGCGATAGTAATGATGGTCTTGGAAAGTAAAAAACAGGGACAGCAAGGTGAAATTTCAGTTAAAAATCTCACTGAAAAATATAAAGAAAGTAAAAAATCGTTAAGTAATTTTTTCTTAAGTGAAGCAGAGCAGAAAGCGAAAGAAAAAGCAGATAAAAAAGAGCAAAAAGCAAAAGCGAAAGCTGAGAAAAAACGCTTAAAATTGGCAAAAAAATCACAAGAAGAGTCTGAAAGTGAACAGAGTGAAGTCGTCAAGCCTCGTCTTTTTGTACTGAATTTTAATGGTGACATAATGGCGAGTGGCGTAGACTGTTTACGTAAAGAGGTTGATGCAGTAGTAGCATTGGCAAGACCTGAACACGATGAAGTGTTACTCAAATTAGAAAGTCCTGGTGGTGTGGTACATGGCTATGGTTTAGCTGCTTCACAATTAGCACGTTTAAAAGCACGTAATATTCCGTTAACCATTGCAGTAGACAAAGTTGCTGCAAGTGGTGGCTATATGATGGCGTGTGTAGCAGATAAAATCATTTCTGCCCCTTTTGCTGTCATTGGTTCAATTGGTGTAGTGGCACAGGTGCCAAATATTCATCGTCTGCTTAAAAAACATGATGTAGATGTCGATGTAATGATGGCAGGAAAATATAAACGTACCGTAACATTGATGGGAGAAAATACCAAAGCAGGTAAGAAAAAATTCCAACAAGAATTAGAAGAAACGCATAAATTATTTAAGCAATTTATAAGTCAATATCGCCCTCAACTCGATATGAGAAAAGTAGCTACTGGTGAACATTGGTTTGGAAAACAAGCGTTAGAATTAAAATTGGTCGATGAAATCTCAACCAGTGATGATGTTATTTTAACTGTGATCGAAGAAAAAGACGTTATTGAAGTGAAATTTATTCAAAAGAAAAATGTTTTAAAACGCTTTGGAATTGAACTAGAGCAGAGTGTAGAAAGAATTATTGCTAAATTGCTGAATAAATCACATTCATCAATGTTATAA